One Nocardia farcinica genomic region harbors:
- a CDS encoding LLM class F420-dependent oxidoreductase: MRIGIMLNEHAGPDSLRLLTDELRRNADEGFDSSWLTHVFGVDALTALAVAGSRVPDIAIGTAVVPTYPRHPGALAQQARTTALAVGPDRLTLGIGLSHQMVIENMYGYDFARPVRHLREYLEVLMPLVDGQPVSFSGETVSANLQLSVPNDDRVPVLVAALGEQMLRLAGKRTDGTVLWMTGPTTIRDHIAPTITAAATEAGRPAPRIVCALPVLVTDDPDGARERAAKVFKIYGSLPSYRAMMDREGAAGPADLAIVGTEDQVAERVRTVFAAGATEFVGIVFADGDDATRTRKLLTDLKS, encoded by the coding sequence GTGCGGATCGGAATCATGCTGAACGAGCATGCCGGACCCGACAGCCTGCGCCTGCTCACCGACGAGCTGCGCCGCAACGCCGACGAAGGATTCGACTCGTCCTGGCTCACGCACGTCTTCGGCGTGGACGCGCTCACCGCGCTCGCCGTCGCGGGCAGCCGAGTTCCCGACATCGCCATCGGCACCGCCGTCGTGCCCACCTACCCACGCCACCCCGGGGCCCTCGCCCAGCAGGCGCGCACCACCGCGCTCGCGGTCGGACCCGACCGGCTGACGCTGGGCATCGGGCTCTCGCACCAGATGGTCATCGAGAACATGTACGGCTACGACTTCGCCCGCCCGGTCCGGCACCTGCGCGAATACCTCGAGGTGCTGATGCCGCTGGTGGACGGACAGCCGGTGTCCTTCAGCGGCGAAACGGTCAGCGCCAACCTGCAACTGAGCGTCCCCAACGACGACCGCGTGCCGGTGCTCGTCGCCGCGCTGGGCGAACAGATGCTCCGGCTCGCGGGCAAACGCACCGACGGCACCGTGCTGTGGATGACCGGCCCCACCACCATCCGCGACCACATCGCCCCCACCATCACCGCCGCCGCGACCGAAGCGGGCCGTCCGGCACCCCGGATCGTGTGCGCGCTGCCGGTGCTGGTCACCGACGACCCCGACGGCGCCCGCGAACGCGCCGCCAAGGTGTTCAAGATCTACGGCAGCCTGCCCTCCTACCGCGCCATGATGGACCGCGAGGGCGCCGCGGGCCCGGCCGACCTGGCCATCGTCGGCACCGAGGACCAGGTCGCCGAACGGGTGCGCACGGTCTTCGCCGCTGGCGCCACCGAATTCGTCGGTATCGTCTTCGCCGACGGCGACGACGCCACCCGCACCCGCAAGCTCCTCACCGACCTGAAATCCTGA
- a CDS encoding prolipoprotein diacylglyceryl transferase: protein MVPQLIGGIPTHGFFVALGVAVAAVVFVLECRRRAALREESLVAVTGALVGGAIGMRLSSLAETLDPYESWLFGARSVLGGLLGAYLGVLVAKRLIGYRERTGDLFAPAVALGMAVGRIGCHLTEAPGRPTGLPWGVHAPGTVPQCPGCASGAAMHPSFLYEIAFHLAAFAALRWARTRITAPGELFTLYIGAYAIFRFLVEFTRANDTVWLDLTRPQWFLLPGLVLVAVRLTLGYRRGTYDAVLRRKVAA from the coding sequence ATGGTGCCGCAGCTGATCGGGGGGATCCCCACCCACGGGTTCTTCGTGGCGCTCGGGGTCGCGGTGGCGGCGGTGGTGTTCGTGCTCGAATGCAGGCGCCGGGCCGCGCTGCGCGAGGAATCGCTGGTCGCGGTCACCGGCGCGCTGGTGGGCGGCGCGATCGGTATGCGGTTGTCGAGCCTGGCCGAAACGCTGGACCCCTACGAGAGCTGGTTGTTCGGCGCCCGCAGTGTGCTGGGCGGGCTGCTGGGCGCCTACCTCGGCGTGCTGGTCGCCAAACGTCTCATCGGCTACCGCGAGCGCACCGGTGATCTGTTCGCCCCCGCCGTGGCCCTCGGCATGGCGGTCGGCCGCATCGGCTGCCATCTCACCGAAGCACCCGGGCGGCCCACCGGCCTGCCGTGGGGCGTGCACGCACCCGGTACCGTCCCGCAGTGCCCGGGCTGCGCCAGCGGTGCCGCCATGCATCCGAGCTTCCTCTACGAGATCGCCTTCCACCTGGCCGCGTTCGCCGCGCTGCGGTGGGCGCGCACCCGCATCACCGCGCCCGGGGAGTTGTTCACCCTCTACATCGGCGCCTACGCGATCTTCCGGTTCCTCGTCGAATTCACCCGCGCCAACGACACCGTGTGGCTGGATCTGACCCGCCCGCAGTGGTTCCTGCTGCCCGGATTGGTGCTGGTCGCCGTCCGGCTGACCCTCGGCTACCGGCGCGGCACCTATGACGCTGTCCTCCGACGAAAGGTCGCGGCATGA
- a CDS encoding DUF308 domain-containing protein, with translation MSDNYGGKPVSSRVRGGREAILVLGICSVALGVLVALWPGKTVPTLELLLGLYLAVSAGAQVFLAFGARFAMPLRALLLVSGLLSVILAVLALSGGNSIPTLSMWLGLGWAMRGVSQATVAVWDEQLSEPLRLELAGVAALVIGIVVLLWPLESTMALGFVAAAGLLAIGAAELGVAGVGRAEARAVWANRIVVPRG, from the coding sequence ATGTCGGACAACTATGGCGGAAAGCCGGTTTCGTCGCGAGTCCGGGGTGGCCGGGAAGCGATTCTCGTGCTGGGTATCTGCTCGGTGGCGCTGGGCGTGCTGGTGGCGCTGTGGCCGGGCAAGACCGTGCCGACCCTCGAACTGCTCCTCGGGTTGTACCTGGCCGTGAGCGCGGGCGCGCAGGTGTTCCTGGCGTTCGGCGCGCGGTTCGCGATGCCGTTGCGGGCGTTGCTGTTGGTGTCCGGGCTGCTGTCGGTGATCCTGGCGGTGCTGGCGCTCAGCGGCGGCAATTCGATACCGACACTGTCGATGTGGTTGGGGCTGGGGTGGGCGATGCGCGGGGTGAGCCAGGCCACCGTCGCGGTGTGGGACGAGCAGCTGTCCGAGCCGTTGCGTCTCGAGCTGGCCGGGGTGGCGGCGCTGGTGATCGGCATCGTCGTGTTGTTGTGGCCGCTGGAGTCGACGATGGCGCTCGGATTCGTCGCAGCGGCCGGGTTGCTCGCGATCGGGGCGGCGGAGCTGGGCGTGGCCGGGGTCGGGCGCGCGGAGGCGCGCGCGGTGTGGGCGAACCGGATCGTGGTGCCGCGCGGCTGA
- a CDS encoding RidA family protein, with the protein MGFNQGELVTGHTRTLYCSGQTAMSADGQPCHDGDMAAQLALSLDNVEAVLAAGGMSLANLVRLDVYTTDVDLLLEHYGVLAGRLGAAGVAPATTMLGVTRLAVPGQLVELEATAVE; encoded by the coding sequence ATGGGGTTCAACCAGGGCGAGCTCGTCACCGGGCACACCCGGACCCTGTATTGCTCCGGGCAGACCGCCATGAGCGCGGACGGGCAACCGTGCCACGACGGTGACATGGCGGCGCAGCTGGCGCTGAGCCTGGACAACGTGGAGGCGGTGCTGGCGGCGGGCGGCATGTCGTTGGCGAACCTGGTCCGCCTCGACGTCTACACCACCGACGTCGACCTGCTGCTCGAACACTACGGCGTGCTGGCCGGCCGATTGGGTGCGGCCGGGGTGGCGCCGGCGACCACGATGCTCGGTGTGACGCGGTTGGCCGTGCCGGGGCAGCTGGTCGAGCTCGAGGCGACCGCGGTGGAGTGA
- a CDS encoding coiled-coil domain-containing protein: MTQQGPVTAARLRADELLGQFRGLAEQLSANLTAAVAELSTLADPSVAEAQVQAAQADAARRIAEAEMSAVAAEQARREAEDARAVAESAAEDAAAAAERAEALAAEANSARAEALQEVERVAAAAAEEAFTLRSAAEADLRAARQEAAAEIERARRQAAEDVDAARAKAAAEIEQVRREAAQQTTAAAAERDLAVQRAADAERAITRAEQAAAERAEALADTKAELARVRDELARTRDELDTARAELGLARAETAEARRAAATELADLRAESAATLDRVRADSAAALERVRGESAAALEQARAEAAAALEQVRAETAERIAALDDARAQTLARAERAERQLDELLDGRRSGTPESV, encoded by the coding sequence GTGACGCAACAGGGTCCGGTGACGGCTGCCCGGCTGCGAGCCGATGAGCTGCTGGGTCAGTTTCGTGGACTGGCCGAGCAACTGAGCGCCAACCTCACGGCAGCGGTCGCCGAATTGTCCACCCTCGCCGACCCTTCCGTGGCCGAAGCGCAGGTCCAGGCGGCGCAGGCGGATGCGGCGCGGCGGATCGCGGAAGCGGAGATGAGCGCCGTCGCGGCCGAGCAGGCGCGGCGGGAGGCCGAGGACGCGCGCGCGGTCGCCGAATCGGCGGCCGAGGACGCGGCCGCGGCGGCCGAGCGCGCCGAAGCTCTCGCAGCCGAGGCGAATTCGGCGCGTGCGGAAGCGCTCCAGGAGGTCGAGCGGGTCGCGGCCGCCGCGGCCGAGGAAGCCTTCACCCTCCGCAGCGCGGCCGAGGCCGACCTGCGTGCGGCGCGCCAGGAGGCGGCCGCGGAGATCGAACGCGCCCGCCGGCAGGCCGCCGAGGACGTCGACGCCGCGCGAGCCAAGGCCGCCGCCGAGATCGAACAGGTCCGCCGCGAGGCCGCACAGCAGACCACCGCCGCGGCCGCCGAACGCGACCTCGCCGTCCAACGTGCCGCCGACGCCGAGCGGGCCATCACCCGGGCCGAACAGGCCGCCGCCGAACGCGCCGAGGCCCTCGCCGACACCAAGGCCGAACTCGCCCGCGTTCGCGACGAGCTCGCGCGCACCCGGGACGAACTCGACACCGCCCGCGCCGAACTCGGTCTCGCCCGCGCCGAGACCGCCGAAGCCCGCCGCGCCGCCGCCACCGAACTCGCCGATCTGCGCGCGGAATCGGCCGCGACCCTCGACCGTGTGCGCGCCGATTCCGCCGCGGCGCTCGAGCGTGTGCGCGGTGAGTCCGCGGCCGCGCTCGAGCAGGCACGAGCCGAAGCGGCCGCCGCCCTGGAGCAGGTCCGCGCGGAGACCGCCGAGCGGATCGCGGCCCTCGACGACGCCCGCGCCCAAACCCTCGCGCGCGCCGAACGGGCCGAACGCCAACTCGACGAACTCCTCGACGGGCGGCGTTCGGGCACACCGGAATCGGTCTGA
- a CDS encoding MFS transporter: MNIVYHRSTVGTARVVLFVTCAAQFLVVLDGLIVTIALPDMARDLGLSAAGQQWVLNGYLLTFGGLLLLAGRAGDVFGHRRVFLYGAAVSTVAVLVAGVAGAAWLLIAARFAQGVGAAALAPSTLSLLVTTFAEPERRRHAVAIWAAVSATAGVLGFVLGGAITALLGWRWVLLVNVPLGVVVLATAAVGLPVVRPVERARLDVTGAVAVTGGAGALILGLAHAAEHGWGTARVLLALSAAVILFGLAVVVEQRVPAPLLPLPVLGRRGVATGVAIMALFGGVMNATVYFLSLYHQQVLGYGPLRTGAALLPMSAVILVGSLASRTLLPRCGARLLVVAGSLVAAVALVWMARLPESPGYVVHVLGPTMVWAAGVGVLTMPIVELVTGAVGPQLAGLGSGLVNMARHVGGAVGLAGLVTVVGTVADGGGSAVRGYNAALLVAAGLAAGMAVLGLLTEDR, translated from the coding sequence GTGAACATTGTTTACCACAGGTCGACCGTCGGCACCGCGCGCGTTGTGCTGTTCGTGACGTGCGCCGCGCAGTTCCTCGTAGTGCTCGACGGGCTGATCGTGACGATCGCGCTCCCGGACATGGCGAGGGATCTGGGGTTGTCGGCGGCGGGTCAGCAGTGGGTACTCAACGGATACCTGCTCACCTTCGGTGGGCTCCTGCTGTTGGCGGGCCGGGCGGGTGATGTGTTCGGCCATCGGCGGGTGTTCCTGTACGGTGCAGCCGTATCGACCGTCGCGGTGCTGGTGGCCGGAGTGGCGGGCGCGGCGTGGTTGTTGATCGCGGCCCGGTTCGCGCAGGGCGTGGGCGCCGCCGCGCTGGCGCCGAGTACGTTGAGCCTGCTCGTCACGACCTTCGCCGAACCGGAACGGCGACGGCATGCGGTGGCGATCTGGGCGGCGGTGTCGGCGACGGCCGGTGTGCTGGGGTTCGTGCTGGGTGGTGCGATCACCGCGCTGCTCGGATGGCGGTGGGTGCTGTTGGTGAATGTGCCACTGGGCGTGGTGGTTCTGGCGACCGCCGCGGTGGGACTCCCGGTGGTCCGGCCTGTCGAGCGGGCGCGGTTGGATGTGACCGGCGCGGTCGCCGTCACCGGTGGCGCCGGTGCGTTGATTCTGGGGCTGGCGCACGCGGCCGAGCACGGGTGGGGTACGGCTCGGGTGCTCTTGGCCTTGTCGGCCGCCGTGATCCTGTTCGGGCTGGCGGTCGTGGTGGAGCAGCGCGTTCCGGCGCCGTTGCTGCCGTTGCCGGTGCTCGGGCGGCGTGGGGTGGCGACGGGAGTGGCGATCATGGCGTTGTTCGGTGGGGTCATGAACGCGACGGTGTACTTCCTGTCGCTGTACCACCAGCAGGTGCTCGGCTACGGCCCGCTGCGCACGGGGGCAGCGCTGCTGCCGATGAGCGCGGTGATCCTGGTGGGTTCCCTGGCGTCCCGGACGCTGTTGCCCCGGTGCGGTGCACGGTTGTTGGTGGTGGCGGGTTCGCTGGTGGCGGCTGTGGCGCTGGTGTGGATGGCGCGGCTGCCGGAATCGCCGGGGTATGTGGTGCATGTGCTCGGGCCGACGATGGTGTGGGCGGCCGGGGTCGGGGTGCTGACGATGCCGATCGTCGAGCTGGTGACCGGGGCGGTGGGGCCGCAGTTGGCGGGACTGGGTTCGGGGTTGGTGAACATGGCCCGGCACGTCGGCGGTGCGGTGGGTTTGGCCGGGTTGGTGACGGTGGTGGGCACGGTGGCCGACGGTGGTGGGTCGGCGGTGCGGGGGTACAACGCGGCGTTGCTGGTCGCGGCGGGTCTGGCGGCGGGAATGGCGGTGCTCGGTCTCCTGACGGAGGACCGGTGA
- a CDS encoding cation transporter, protein MTASASALSRRDVLARRIRWFVAATITYNVIEAGVALTEGARVSSTALIGFGLDSVIEVSSAAAVAWQFAGPDPQARERVALRVIACSFFALAGYVGVEAVRALAGFGEARHSTVGIVLAAVSLVVMPVLSAAQRRAGRELGSASAVADSKQTLLCTYLSGVLLLGLVLNSLFGWSWADPIAALVIAAVAVKEGREAWNGDHCCTPVAPARIDGDAIGDGCCGRSGCDEGTVGEG, encoded by the coding sequence ATGACGGCGTCGGCGAGTGCGTTGTCGCGGCGGGACGTGCTGGCGCGGCGGATCCGCTGGTTCGTCGCGGCCACCATCACCTACAACGTGATCGAGGCGGGCGTGGCCCTCACCGAGGGGGCGCGCGTGTCCTCCACCGCGCTGATCGGGTTCGGACTGGATTCGGTGATCGAAGTGTCCTCGGCGGCGGCGGTCGCCTGGCAGTTCGCCGGGCCCGACCCGCAGGCGCGCGAACGGGTGGCGCTGCGGGTGATCGCCTGCTCCTTCTTCGCGCTGGCCGGTTATGTCGGTGTGGAGGCGGTGCGGGCGCTGGCCGGATTCGGCGAAGCCCGGCATTCCACCGTGGGTATTGTGCTGGCCGCGGTGAGTCTGGTCGTCATGCCGGTGCTCTCGGCAGCGCAGCGGCGGGCCGGGCGGGAGCTGGGCTCGGCCTCGGCGGTGGCCGATTCCAAGCAGACGCTGCTGTGCACCTACCTGTCGGGAGTGCTGTTGCTGGGCTTGGTGCTCAACAGCCTGTTCGGCTGGTCGTGGGCGGACCCGATCGCGGCGCTGGTGATCGCGGCCGTCGCGGTGAAGGAAGGCCGCGAAGCCTGGAACGGTGACCACTGCTGCACGCCGGTGGCCCCCGCCCGGATCGACGGGGACGCGATCGGCGACGGGTGCTGCGGGAGGTCCGGGTGCGATGAGGGCACCGTCGGCGAGGGGTGA
- a CDS encoding nitroreductase family deazaflavin-dependent oxidoreductase codes for MANPLPVLARYLARQRWVMRTAPLVVRWERLVRRLTRGRYGVLDLAGLPSLELTVAGRKTGRPRTTALLYVPYGPDHLVVGSNWGSAKHPVWSANLRAADRAVVHRRGERYPVRVVELTGPERKEAWAAAVRFWPGYLMECELSGGREFRMFVLQRVRE; via the coding sequence ATGGCCAACCCGTTGCCCGTCCTGGCCCGGTATCTCGCCCGGCAACGCTGGGTGATGCGCACGGCGCCCCTGGTGGTCCGCTGGGAACGGCTCGTACGTCGGCTGACCCGCGGCCGGTACGGGGTACTGGACCTGGCGGGCCTGCCGTCCCTGGAACTGACGGTGGCGGGCCGCAAGACCGGTCGGCCCCGCACCACCGCGCTGCTGTATGTGCCGTACGGCCCGGATCACCTTGTCGTCGGTTCGAATTGGGGCAGCGCCAAGCACCCCGTATGGTCGGCGAACCTGCGCGCCGCCGACCGCGCGGTGGTGCATCGCCGGGGCGAGCGGTATCCGGTACGGGTGGTGGAGTTGACCGGACCGGAGCGCAAGGAAGCCTGGGCGGCGGCCGTGCGGTTCTGGCCCGGCTACCTGATGGAGTGCGAGTTGTCGGGCGGTCGCGAGTTCCGGATGTTCGTGTTGCAGCGCGTGCGGGAGTGA
- a CDS encoding helix-turn-helix transcriptional regulator, which produces MRADRLVSLVLLLRQRGRATAAELAAELEVSTRTVLRDIDALSTAGVPVYAERGRYGGFALLPGFRTELTGLNHDEALALLIAGSRRGAQAFGLDSALASAMLKVVDALPDTYRDTAADIAERLLIDPRTDLLSRPLAAEEIPGTVLAEIRRAVLAGHRLRIHYAAVDQPPRWRTVDPIGLVVARGQTYLLATRSGADRTYRLARVLAAEELPDPAQRPEQVDLDQIWQERSIRFRTGGDQITVLLRLNPARRDDLVTTALAVLTEEPDTDGRLRMEVTFQDSRHAEWALWQLGIDAEALAPPALRAALHDRAAAIAARYER; this is translated from the coding sequence GTGCGCGCGGATCGATTGGTGTCGCTGGTGCTGCTGCTCCGACAACGCGGCAGGGCCACCGCGGCCGAGCTGGCCGCCGAACTCGAGGTGTCCACACGCACCGTGCTGCGCGATATCGACGCACTGTCCACCGCAGGCGTTCCCGTGTACGCCGAACGCGGCAGGTACGGCGGCTTCGCATTGTTGCCCGGATTCCGCACCGAGCTCACCGGCCTCAACCACGACGAAGCGCTGGCCTTGCTGATCGCCGGATCCCGCCGCGGAGCACAGGCATTCGGCCTCGACTCCGCGCTCGCCTCGGCAATGCTCAAGGTCGTCGACGCACTGCCCGACACCTATCGCGACACCGCCGCCGACATCGCCGAGCGGCTGCTCATCGACCCACGCACCGACCTGCTGTCGCGTCCACTCGCGGCCGAGGAGATCCCCGGCACCGTCCTCGCCGAGATCCGGCGCGCGGTGCTGGCCGGCCACCGGCTGCGCATCCACTACGCCGCCGTCGACCAGCCGCCGCGGTGGCGCACCGTGGACCCCATCGGCCTGGTCGTGGCCCGCGGCCAGACCTACCTGCTGGCCACCCGATCCGGCGCGGACCGCACCTACCGGCTGGCGCGAGTGCTCGCCGCCGAAGAACTGCCCGACCCCGCCCAGCGACCCGAGCAGGTCGACCTGGACCAGATCTGGCAGGAGCGCAGCATCCGCTTCCGCACCGGCGGCGACCAGATCACCGTGCTGCTCCGACTCAACCCGGCCAGACGCGACGACCTGGTGACCACCGCACTGGCCGTGCTCACCGAAGAACCCGACACCGACGGCAGGCTGCGCATGGAAGTCACCTTCCAGGACTCCCGCCACGCCGAATGGGCACTGTGGCAGCTCGGCATCGACGCCGAAGCCCTCGCCCCGCCGGCCCTGCGCGCCGCCCTGCACGACCGCGCCGCCGCCATCGCCGCCCGCTACGAGCGCTGA
- a CDS encoding TetR/AcrR family transcriptional regulator: MVKRGLTRERLVAIAHDFVAAHGIDALTMRRLAAAAEVSPGALYKHLRDRKDLQRAMADAIFTTIDLDDIDLDHPDVEQVLTCCTRLRQAMLAFRDGGRIVAGSYAPTVATARLGVTLRTLLAAVTRAPFTPGDLASVLRSYTTGFVIEEQAYLEISDSGEWDDLITALEATGQPRVDSTGDIIAIMTGDRDERFRAGLRAILAGTVRADIDSAG, encoded by the coding sequence GTGGTGAAACGCGGATTGACCAGGGAGCGGCTCGTCGCCATCGCACACGACTTCGTCGCCGCTCACGGCATCGACGCACTCACCATGCGCAGGCTCGCCGCCGCCGCCGAGGTCTCCCCCGGTGCGCTCTACAAGCATCTGCGCGACCGCAAAGACCTCCAGCGCGCCATGGCCGATGCCATCTTCACCACCATCGATCTCGACGACATCGACCTCGACCACCCGGATGTCGAGCAGGTCCTCACCTGCTGCACGCGCCTGCGCCAGGCCATGCTCGCCTTCCGCGACGGCGGTCGCATCGTCGCGGGTTCCTACGCACCCACCGTGGCCACCGCGCGGCTCGGCGTCACCCTGCGCACGCTGCTCGCCGCCGTCACCCGCGCGCCCTTCACCCCCGGTGACCTCGCCTCCGTGCTGCGCTCGTACACAACGGGTTTCGTCATCGAGGAACAGGCCTACCTGGAGATCTCCGACAGTGGGGAATGGGACGACCTGATCACCGCGCTGGAAGCCACCGGCCAGCCGCGCGTCGATTCCACCGGCGACATCATCGCGATCATGACCGGCGACCGGGACGAGCGATTCCGTGCCGGACTGCGCGCGATCCTCGCCGGGACGGTGCGCGCAGACATCGACAGCGCGGGATAG
- a CDS encoding putative immunity protein: MTPNDRHPAIDLTLDEVRAVTAFALACAESVLPIAERDCPDDPRPRAVLDRARAFVTGGPRTQAIRVTALAAHRAAREARDRGMDAAAEAALAAGHTGGAAYLHPLATATQGGHILLSAAHAARARELDAGDPTVAADTLATAQRLAGPVVRAVLRRYSPAPARGRGRVGELWRTLDSALRQTG; the protein is encoded by the coding sequence ATGACACCGAACGACCGGCACCCCGCCATCGACCTCACCCTCGACGAGGTGCGCGCGGTCACAGCGTTCGCGCTCGCCTGCGCCGAATCGGTGCTGCCGATCGCCGAGCGCGACTGCCCCGACGACCCGCGCCCGCGCGCCGTCCTCGACCGCGCGCGTGCCTTCGTCACCGGTGGCCCACGCACGCAGGCGATCCGGGTGACCGCGCTCGCCGCGCACCGCGCCGCCCGAGAGGCCCGCGACCGGGGGATGGACGCCGCCGCGGAGGCGGCGCTGGCCGCCGGGCACACCGGCGGAGCCGCCTACCTGCATCCGCTGGCGACCGCGACCCAGGGCGGACACATCCTCCTGTCGGCCGCGCACGCGGCGCGCGCCCGCGAACTCGACGCCGGAGACCCGACCGTCGCCGCCGACACCCTCGCCACGGCCCAGCGGCTGGCCGGCCCGGTGGTGCGGGCGGTGTTGCGGCGATATTCACCCGCACCGGCGCGGGGACGCGGACGGGTGGGTGAGTTGTGGCGCACGCTCGACTCCGCCCTCCGCCAGACCGGGTGA
- a CDS encoding site-specific integrase, translating into MPEGTVVVAVPDAVRGELRRGVGSVLVDAAALRLVRERFDDGQAGALRRYLEASQSPNTLRAYRTDWVAWAAWCAREGRQALPAEPLDVAVYLAAAADARREDGTWAFGPATLERKSAAIAAVHAANGLPSPTRSDVVRLTLRGIRRTRRSAPTRKRPVLLHTLEQLLDGLPEPGWPGEPARRRDTLALLMGFAGALRRSELAGLRLGDVEQRTDHATGEPLLLLHLPTTKTDPTGTAEHRVVLPRGKHPRTCPVCAYADWLRLLDIHHRGGTDAVRAYCAQTHHDPALHRCHGFTGSTGGHPDAPLLPTITRHGHIGARPLSGRAVAELVKRYAARAGLDPALFSGHSLRAGFATQAALGGAGDREIMRQGRWSNPRTVHGYIRTADPLQDNAVTKLGL; encoded by the coding sequence GTGCCGGAGGGAACGGTGGTCGTGGCGGTGCCCGACGCCGTGCGCGGGGAACTGCGACGCGGAGTGGGCAGCGTGCTCGTCGACGCCGCGGCACTGCGGCTGGTGCGCGAACGATTCGACGACGGTCAGGCCGGCGCGTTACGCCGCTACCTGGAGGCCTCGCAGTCACCGAACACGTTGCGCGCCTATCGAACCGACTGGGTCGCCTGGGCCGCCTGGTGCGCGCGCGAAGGACGCCAGGCCCTGCCCGCCGAACCCCTCGACGTGGCCGTCTATCTCGCCGCGGCCGCCGACGCCCGCCGCGAGGACGGCACCTGGGCGTTCGGACCCGCAACCCTGGAACGCAAATCCGCCGCCATCGCCGCCGTCCACGCCGCCAACGGCCTGCCCTCCCCCACCCGCTCCGACGTCGTGCGACTGACCCTGCGCGGCATCCGCCGCACCCGCCGCAGCGCCCCCACCCGCAAACGCCCCGTGCTGCTGCACACCCTCGAACAACTCCTCGACGGCCTGCCCGAACCCGGCTGGCCCGGCGAACCGGCCCGCCGCCGCGACACCCTCGCCCTGCTCATGGGGTTCGCCGGCGCCCTGCGCCGCAGCGAACTCGCCGGACTGCGCCTCGGCGACGTCGAACAACGCACCGACCACGCCACCGGCGAACCGCTGCTGCTCCTCCATCTGCCCACCACCAAGACCGACCCCACCGGCACCGCCGAACACCGCGTCGTCCTGCCCCGCGGCAAACACCCCCGCACCTGCCCCGTCTGCGCCTACGCCGACTGGCTGCGCCTGCTCGACATCCACCACCGCGGCGGCACCGACGCCGTCCGCGCCTACTGCGCGCAAACCCACCACGACCCCGCCCTGCACCGCTGCCACGGCTTCACCGGCAGCACCGGCGGGCACCCCGACGCACCCCTGCTGCCGACCATCACCCGGCACGGGCACATCGGCGCGCGCCCGCTGTCCGGCCGCGCCGTCGCCGAACTCGTCAAACGCTACGCCGCCCGCGCCGGCCTCGACCCCGCCCTCTTCTCCGGCCACTCCCTGCGCGCCGGCTTCGCCACCCAAGCCGCCCTCGGCGGCGCCGGCGACCGCGAGATCATGCGCCAGGGCCGCTGGTCCAATCCCCGCACCGTGCACGGCTACATCCGCACGGCCGACCCGCTCCAGGACAACGCCGTCACCAAACTCGGCCTCTGA
- a CDS encoding ArsR/SmtB family transcription factor, which translates to METAPVLHIDALARFGHALSDPTRARIMVRLRQQPGYPSELAEQLGVSRQILSNHLACLRGCGLVVAVPEGRRVRYELADARVGAALGDLLGLVLAVDPACCPASDEQGCC; encoded by the coding sequence ATGGAGACCGCTCCCGTGCTGCACATCGACGCGCTGGCTCGCTTCGGGCACGCCCTGTCCGACCCGACGCGCGCGCGGATCATGGTGCGGCTGCGGCAGCAGCCGGGATATCCGTCGGAGTTGGCCGAGCAGCTCGGGGTGTCGCGGCAGATCCTGTCCAATCATCTGGCGTGCCTGCGCGGGTGCGGGCTGGTGGTCGCGGTGCCCGAGGGGCGGCGCGTGCGTTACGAGCTGGCCGACGCCCGTGTCGGTGCCGCGCTCGGGGATCTGCTGGGTCTGGTGCTCGCCGTCGATCCGGCCTGCTGCCCGGCCTCGGACGAGCAGGGGTGCTGCTGA